Proteins encoded by one window of Cyprinus carpio isolate SPL01 chromosome B6, ASM1834038v1, whole genome shotgun sequence:
- the rft1 gene encoding protein RFT1 homolog isoform X2, which yields MAHAPDPESIPHYVPAVGLFCLAALTELLAEPLWVLAHAHMFVRLKVIAESLAMIAKCLVTVVMVVSTPQWGLYIFSAAQCVYAGFLLLCYVLYFVRFLGSEEAEKKLFPVSHIKDLLPSRVDHEPLLNWKLTTLTWSFFKQSFLKQILTEGERYVMTFLNVLNFGDQGVYDIINNLGSMVARFLFLPIEESFYVFFAKVLERGRDVRHQKQEEVSMVAEVLECLLKLVLLIGLIITVFGYAYSHLALDIYGGELLSSGAGPALLRCYSCYVLLLAINGVTECFVFATMSKEEVDRYNLVMLGLSASFLLLSYWLTWMLGGVGFILANCCNMALRITHSIVYIHRYFLQSEYTPLWGLRPHSAVIIALGLSSILTICSESMLCCDGGWLLRLVHVAVGGVCLMGVVITVFLTETKLVQFVRTQLLPKYSKKRT from the exons GCACCTGATCCAGAGTCCATCCCACATTATGTTCCTGCTGTTGGATTGTTCTGCTTGGCTGCGCTTACAGAGCTGCTGGCTGAACCTCTCTGGGTTCTTGCACATGCACACATGTTCGTCCGTTTGAAG GTGATTGCCGAAAGCTTAGCCATGATCGCTAAATGTCTTGTTACTGTAGTGATGGTGGTCTCAACACCTCAATGGGGGCTCTATATCTTTTCTGCAGCCCAG TGTGTCTATGCAGGGTTTTTGTTACTTTGTTACGTGTTATACTTCGTTCGTTTCCTCGGCTCAGAGGAAGCAGAGAAGAAATTGTTCCCTGTTAGTCACATAAAAGACCTTCTGCCATCAAGAGTGGATCATGAG ccACTACTAAACTGGAAGTTGACCACACTAACCTGGAGCTTTTTCAAACAGTCATTTCTCAAACAGATACTTACAGAAG gtGAGCGTTATGTGATGACGTTTTTGAATGTGCTTAACTTTGGAGATCAGG GAGTTTATGATATAATAAACAATCTGGGCTCAATGGTAGCAAGATTTCTTTTTTTGCCCATTGAGGAGAGTTTCTATGTGTTCTTCGCTAAAGTCCTGGAGCGTGGACGAGATGTACGACATCAAAAACAA GAAGAAGTTTCCATGGTAGCTGAAGTACTGGAATGTCTTTTGAAGCTGGTGCTTTTGATTGGTCTGATCATCACAGTTTTTGGTTATGCATATTCTCATCTGGCACTTGACATCTACGGCGGGGAACTTCTGAGCAGCGGAGCCG GGCCAGCTCTCCTACGGTGTTATAGTTGTTATGTTCTGCTGTTAGCCATTAATGGAGTAacagagtgttttgtttttgctacCATGAGCAAAGAGGAGGTTGACAG atatAATCTAGTGATGCTGGGGCTGTCAGCCTCATTTCTTCTCCTTTCTTATTGGCTAACGTGGATGTTAGGGGGCGTTGGCTTCATTTTGGCTAATTGCTGTAACATGGCTCTACGAATCACTCACAGTATTGTTTACATACATCGCTATTTCCTGCAAAGTGAATACACACCCCTGTGGGGGCTCCGCCCACATTCTGCTGTCATCATTGCTCTTGGCTTGAGCTCCATCCTCACAATCTGCTCAGAG AGCATGTTGTGCTGTGACGGTGGCTGGTTGCTAAGGCTGGTTCATGTTGCCGTGGGGGGGGTTTGTCTCATGGGTGTGGTCATCACAGTATTTCTGACAGAAACAAAACTTGTGCAGTTTGTCAGGACTCAGCTGTTACCCAAATACAGCAAGAAACGTACATGA